One stretch of Brevibacillus laterosporus DNA includes these proteins:
- a CDS encoding methyl-accepting chemotaxis protein → MIKGVRGLKDNWKPSLANIRKMKIHMGNSIATKMIIWGIIMVLLIFGTLETIVLSFSKNTLINITTKQSKMLTEQYTASVDEWIDSIATQVKGSASKNLMRTTIDTLIKDEFKLLRQSFPEIKKIHLVNGKTGIEEYSLTTMNYTNFNDKLFFKDAIAKKQMIISGEDIQPQVEKSYGYIATPVGPSNSDTSRILIVAFSMQKMLDRVAGVQFMEQGYGYVLNENGLVVAHKNVEQTNNVEVGNNPAYKEVMQKVKDRSSTNVIYDDNGIESFASIAPLKTLPWSLVLSTSLSEIYGEVNSMGWIIFLVSIPVTLLAGAAIWWYANSMKKQLISVTTQMHRVGSGDFTTKIEVKGKDEIAQVGQALNQMVGELKDLITRVQSQAVVLNEASGELQKHSEANTVSLHQISGTLTGISERISMQNREVQDTVTTVSEISEGVEQVAISAEATSNATSKTLERTQVGMKQVQDVVEVVRGVTVEIGQNANRMHTLRQRAKEISEIVKMITGIASQTNLLALNAAIEAARAGEAGKGFSVVASEVRKLAEESSSFSEKIASIAGSINYEAKEMTENMDDVVKQADVGLKSVEMVGQSFTHILQEIQSAAEQSESMTAISEEMAAGNQVVSSSMQSLSLRSGEIDESLIEAVTTIEDQLKAISRINQNVQSMLELSNDLEAHVSKFQV, encoded by the coding sequence ATGATCAAGGGAGTCAGAGGGTTAAAAGATAACTGGAAACCCTCTTTAGCAAACATAAGAAAAATGAAAATTCATATGGGCAACTCCATAGCTACTAAAATGATTATTTGGGGAATCATTATGGTGCTACTGATCTTTGGAACCTTGGAAACAATCGTGTTGTCTTTTTCCAAAAATACGTTAATCAACATTACAACTAAACAATCTAAAATGTTGACAGAGCAGTATACAGCAAGTGTTGATGAATGGATAGATTCGATTGCGACACAAGTAAAAGGTTCTGCTTCAAAGAATCTAATGAGGACGACCATTGATACCCTCATAAAAGATGAATTTAAATTATTGAGACAGAGTTTTCCGGAAATTAAAAAGATTCATCTGGTAAATGGAAAAACAGGGATTGAAGAATATTCACTGACGACAATGAATTATACTAATTTTAATGATAAGTTATTTTTTAAAGATGCTATTGCTAAAAAGCAAATGATCATTTCTGGTGAAGATATCCAACCTCAAGTGGAAAAAAGCTACGGATACATCGCAACACCGGTGGGTCCTTCTAATTCCGATACGAGTCGTATTCTCATTGTTGCATTCTCTATGCAGAAAATGCTGGATAGAGTAGCAGGAGTTCAGTTCATGGAGCAGGGTTATGGGTATGTGCTTAATGAGAATGGTCTTGTCGTGGCTCATAAGAATGTGGAGCAAACGAACAATGTAGAAGTTGGTAATAATCCAGCATACAAAGAAGTGATGCAAAAAGTAAAAGATCGCTCTAGCACGAATGTCATTTACGATGATAATGGCATAGAATCATTTGCATCAATTGCTCCTTTAAAAACGTTGCCCTGGAGCTTGGTACTAAGCACAAGTCTGTCGGAAATTTATGGAGAAGTGAACAGTATGGGCTGGATTATTTTCCTAGTTAGCATACCGGTCACTTTGCTTGCGGGTGCAGCCATTTGGTGGTATGCAAATAGCATGAAAAAGCAATTGATTTCTGTTACTACACAGATGCACAGAGTAGGTAGTGGAGACTTTACGACGAAAATAGAAGTGAAGGGTAAAGACGAAATCGCCCAAGTTGGACAGGCTCTCAACCAGATGGTAGGCGAGCTGAAAGATTTAATTACGCGTGTACAAAGCCAAGCGGTTGTCTTGAATGAGGCATCTGGAGAATTGCAGAAACATTCTGAAGCAAATACGGTATCACTACACCAAATTTCAGGTACATTAACTGGGATTTCCGAGCGTATTTCCATGCAAAACCGCGAAGTACAAGACACAGTGACTACTGTTTCAGAAATCTCCGAAGGGGTGGAGCAGGTTGCTATATCAGCAGAGGCGACATCCAATGCTACATCCAAAACATTAGAACGCACTCAAGTTGGAATGAAGCAGGTTCAAGATGTAGTTGAAGTTGTTCGTGGTGTTACAGTAGAAATTGGACAAAACGCGAATCGGATGCATACCCTGCGACAAAGGGCTAAAGAGATTTCTGAAATTGTGAAAATGATAACAGGAATTGCCTCTCAAACCAATCTTTTAGCTTTAAATGCTGCTATAGAAGCGGCACGTGCGGGTGAAGCGGGTAAAGGATTCTCCGTTGTAGCAAGCGAAGTTCGCAAATTGGCTGAAGAAAGCAGTAGCTTCTCGGAAAAGATCGCATCAATCGCTGGATCTATTAACTATGAAGCAAAAGAGATGACGGAAAATATGGATGATGTAGTAAAACAAGCGGATGTTGGACTTAAATCCGTTGAGATGGTGGGTCAATCCTTTACCCACATCTTGCAAGAAATTCAGTCTGCGGCTGAACAAAGCGAATCCATGACCGCTATTTCGGAAGAGATGGCAGCAGGTAATCAAGTTGTTAGTAGCTCCATGCAAAGTTTATCGCTTAGGTCCGGTGAAATTGATGAATCCCTAATTGAAGCGGTCACAACTATAGAAGATCAATTAAAAGCAATATCCCGGATAAATCAAAATGTACAAAGCATGCTAGAATTATCTAATGACCTAGAAGCTCATGTATCTAAATTCCAAGTATAA
- a CDS encoding D-alanyl-D-alanine carboxypeptidase has product MKRLLRVFLCLVTCITLLAPGVAFAAESKPDMAPQAKSAILMEADSGTILFEKNAHEKLPPASITKVMTLLLIVEAMERGEVKLTDKVRTSERAASMGGSQIFLQLGEEMTVEDMIKGIAIASGNDAAVAMAEHIGGTEEAFINKMNERAVQLGLKNTHFINCNGLPSPDHYSTASDIAIMSRELLKHEMITKYTGIYQDYLRKESTSPFWLVNTNRLVRFYDGVDGLKTGYTSEAKFCITATAKRKNMRVIAVVLGEPDTKVRNSEITGMFDYAFNHYQVHPVYKKGDVIQQLSLDKGEETKVNIVTEQPVSLLTKKGENPNAYVKEITLASEVKAPIQKTDVVGHIFIKKNGKEVARIDLYPEKTVDRANMWDILKRTTKKVMFTYR; this is encoded by the coding sequence ATGAAAAGATTACTTCGTGTTTTTCTCTGTTTGGTAACTTGCATAACCTTGCTTGCTCCAGGGGTAGCCTTTGCAGCGGAGTCAAAACCTGATATGGCTCCACAAGCAAAGTCAGCAATTCTGATGGAGGCTGATTCCGGAACCATTTTGTTTGAAAAAAATGCGCATGAGAAGCTACCACCCGCTAGTATTACCAAGGTAATGACCTTGTTACTGATTGTTGAGGCGATGGAGCGGGGAGAAGTAAAGTTAACCGACAAAGTTCGTACCAGCGAGCGAGCGGCTTCCATGGGTGGATCTCAGATTTTCTTGCAGCTAGGGGAAGAAATGACCGTGGAAGATATGATCAAAGGCATTGCAATTGCTTCTGGGAATGATGCAGCAGTTGCTATGGCCGAGCATATTGGTGGAACAGAAGAAGCGTTTATTAACAAGATGAATGAACGTGCTGTACAACTAGGTTTGAAAAATACTCATTTTATTAATTGTAATGGACTACCTTCTCCAGATCACTACTCGACCGCCTCTGACATCGCAATCATGTCACGTGAGCTGTTAAAACACGAAATGATTACCAAATATACAGGCATCTATCAAGATTACCTGCGCAAAGAAAGCACCAGCCCATTCTGGTTAGTTAACACGAATCGACTTGTACGATTTTATGACGGAGTGGACGGCTTGAAGACCGGCTATACCTCGGAAGCTAAGTTTTGTATCACAGCAACAGCTAAACGCAAAAACATGCGTGTAATTGCTGTCGTATTGGGCGAACCCGATACCAAGGTAAGAAATAGTGAAATTACTGGTATGTTTGATTATGCCTTCAATCATTACCAAGTACATCCTGTTTATAAAAAAGGGGATGTTATTCAACAGCTTTCTCTGGATAAAGGGGAAGAAACGAAGGTAAACATCGTGACCGAACAACCTGTCAGTCTTCTTACCAAAAAAGGAGAAAATCCTAACGCTTATGTAAAAGAGATCACGCTTGCAAGCGAGGTGAAGGCTCCGATTCAAAAAACGGATGTAGTAGGTCATATTTTTATCAAAAAAAATGGTAAAGAAGTAGCTCGTATTGATCTGTATCCGGAGAAAACAGTAGACCGTGCCAATATGTGGGACATACTCAAACGAACAACCAAGAAGGTAATGTTTACCTATCGCTGA
- the spoIIAA gene encoding anti-sigma F factor antagonist has translation MSLHIEMETLHEVLLVRLQGELDHHTAETLRNRLDTAIKDEQIRHVVLNLEDLTFMDSSGIGVILGRYKQITARSGEVFVCSINPTIYRIFEMSGLFKVLKHKEHVSDALNVLGVA, from the coding sequence ATGAGTTTACACATTGAGATGGAGACCTTACATGAGGTCTTGTTGGTCCGGTTACAAGGAGAATTGGACCATCACACAGCGGAAACCTTGCGCAACCGTTTAGACACAGCTATCAAGGATGAGCAGATTCGGCACGTGGTCCTCAACTTGGAGGACTTGACCTTCATGGATAGTTCAGGAATTGGCGTGATTTTAGGGAGATACAAACAAATTACTGCCCGTTCTGGTGAAGTATTTGTTTGTTCCATTAACCCAACCATCTATCGCATTTTTGAAATGTCGGGTTTGTTTAAAGTATTGAAGCATAAAGAACACGTATCAGATGCCCTGAACGTACTGGGGGTGGCATAA
- a CDS encoding anti-sigma F factor, whose amino-acid sequence MRNQMQLQFSALSQNEAFARVSVASFISQLDVTMEELEEIKTVVSEAVTNAIIHAYDENPLGVVHIEAALEDGVVELVIEDYGKGINDVEEAMQPLFTSKPELERSGMGFTIMENFMDSLEVVTAINQGTRIRLVKRLAYAKALQS is encoded by the coding sequence ATGAGAAATCAAATGCAACTACAATTCTCTGCCCTCAGTCAAAACGAAGCATTTGCACGTGTTTCTGTCGCTTCTTTTATCTCACAACTCGATGTCACGATGGAAGAGCTGGAGGAAATTAAAACGGTCGTATCAGAGGCGGTGACGAATGCGATTATCCATGCCTATGATGAGAATCCACTGGGCGTGGTCCATATTGAAGCAGCTTTGGAGGACGGGGTAGTTGAGCTTGTCATTGAGGATTATGGCAAAGGAATTAATGACGTGGAAGAAGCGATGCAACCATTGTTTACTTCCAAGCCAGAATTGGAGCGCTCAGGAATGGGATTTACGATCATGGAAAACTTCATGGATTCTCTAGAAGTGGTTACCGCCATTAATCAGGGTACACGTATTCGCTTAGTTAAACGTCTCGCTTATGCTAAAGCTTTACAAAGCTAG
- the sigF gene encoding RNA polymerase sporulation sigma factor SigF — protein MGADIKNASQPFLTNEQVKELIAKSQTGDTSARDQLVSSNIRLVWSVVQRFMNRGYEADDLFQIGCIGLLKAVDKFDLNYDVKFSTYAVPMIIGEIQRFLRDDGTVKVSRSLKETANKVRRTKDELYKKFGRSPTISEVAETLGLSNEDVVFAQEASRAPSSIHETVFENDGDPITLIDQIADESLNKWFDQIALRDAISKLTEREQLIVLMRYYKDQTQSEVAERLGISQVQVSRLEKRILQTIRDQIEH, from the coding sequence ATGGGAGCCGATATCAAAAACGCTAGTCAGCCGTTTCTCACTAACGAACAAGTAAAAGAGCTCATTGCCAAAAGTCAAACGGGAGATACGTCTGCACGTGACCAATTGGTGAGTAGTAATATTCGCTTAGTATGGTCCGTTGTCCAACGTTTTATGAACCGTGGTTATGAGGCAGATGATTTGTTCCAGATTGGGTGCATTGGATTATTGAAAGCAGTTGATAAATTTGATTTAAACTACGACGTCAAATTTTCTACGTACGCTGTCCCAATGATTATTGGAGAAATTCAGCGTTTCCTACGTGATGATGGTACGGTTAAAGTAAGCCGTTCGTTGAAAGAAACCGCAAACAAAGTACGGAGAACAAAGGACGAATTGTATAAGAAATTTGGGCGTTCTCCTACCATCAGCGAAGTGGCGGAAACGTTAGGGTTATCTAACGAGGATGTCGTATTCGCTCAGGAGGCTAGCCGAGCTCCATCGTCTATTCATGAAACTGTCTTTGAAAATGATGGTGACCCTATTACGCTGATAGATCAAATAGCTGATGAAAGTTTAAACAAATGGTTTGATCAGATTGCTTTACGCGATGCAATAAGTAAATTAACAGAACGAGAACAATTAATTGTTCTTATGCGTTACTATAAAGACCAAACTCAATCAGAGGTAGCCGAGCGATTAGGAATTTCACAAGTACAGGTATCCCGATTGGAAAAGAGAATACTTCAAACGATAAGAGACCAGATCGAGCATTAG
- a CDS encoding transposase, which produces MPKVQYGAPEKFAILQEVESGQLGLMATVKKYGINKSTLAKWRGRYEVYGYEGLEVRTHNRSYSAELKLQAVRDYLYGGLSQYQTIDKYKIASRTQLSNWVKKYNGHSSLKTYTGGVKAMTKGRSTTWQERIDIVLYCLTHHHDYQKTAEQYQVSYQQVYQWVKKYENDGQDALQDGRGRKKALEELTEADRQKFAMKKLEYENERLRAENAFLKKLQEIERWRR; this is translated from the coding sequence ATGCCTAAAGTACAATATGGTGCGCCAGAGAAATTCGCCATCCTACAAGAAGTTGAAAGTGGCCAGTTGGGTCTTATGGCTACAGTTAAAAAATACGGGATTAACAAATCAACCTTAGCGAAATGGCGAGGTCGTTATGAAGTGTATGGATACGAAGGGTTAGAGGTTCGAACCCACAATAGAAGTTATTCTGCGGAACTAAAGCTTCAAGCGGTGAGGGATTATCTCTATGGGGGATTGTCACAATATCAGACCATCGATAAGTACAAGATAGCCAGCCGAACACAACTCTCCAACTGGGTAAAGAAGTATAATGGTCATAGCAGCTTAAAAACCTATACAGGGGGAGTGAAAGCTATGACGAAAGGTCGATCTACAACTTGGCAGGAGAGGATTGATATTGTTCTTTATTGTCTTACCCATCATCATGACTATCAAAAGACAGCGGAGCAGTACCAGGTCTCCTACCAACAAGTGTACCAATGGGTAAAGAAGTATGAAAATGACGGTCAGGATGCTTTACAGGATGGGCGGGGAAGAAAAAAAGCGCTTGAGGAGTTAACCGAAGCGGATCGCCAAAAGTTCGCAATGAAAAAGCTGGAGTATGAAAATGAGCGGCTTCGAGCAGAGAATGCTTTCTTAAAAAAGTTACAGGAAATCGAAAGGTGGCGACGTTAA
- a CDS encoding IS3 family transposase — MATLSQYRQENVYLAIQAVWQEEQCSVQVLCEIAKISRSSYYKWLNRKTSSRELENQQLTDAMLSLYEKVDGIYGYRRLTLHLRRQTQRRINHKRIQRLMKKRGIQSVIRRKRKKYARSAPQQVAENLLNRKFYAKTPNEKWVTDITEFKYGSGQKAYLSAILDLHDNSIVSYVLGHSNNNSLVFKTVNLALQAVPGSKPMLHSDRGFQYTSFRFKKLFADKLTHSMSRVGRCIDNGPIEAFWGTLKCEKYYLHSYSTFEELKKDIDDYMYFYNNDRLQVKLNSLSPMEYRTKAA, encoded by the coding sequence GTGGCGACGTTAAGCCAATATCGGCAGGAGAATGTCTACCTTGCCATTCAAGCTGTTTGGCAAGAAGAACAATGTAGCGTGCAGGTATTGTGTGAAATCGCAAAGATTTCACGGTCAAGCTATTACAAATGGCTCAATCGCAAAACCAGTTCTCGTGAACTGGAAAATCAACAACTCACTGATGCCATGCTCTCGTTATACGAGAAGGTTGATGGCATCTACGGGTACCGTCGGTTAACCCTCCATTTGCGCCGCCAGACCCAGCGACGGATCAATCATAAGCGAATACAACGCCTTATGAAGAAAAGAGGAATCCAATCGGTGATCCGCAGAAAGAGAAAAAAATATGCGCGTTCAGCTCCACAGCAAGTTGCTGAGAATCTGTTAAATCGTAAGTTTTATGCGAAAACACCGAATGAGAAGTGGGTAACCGATATAACGGAATTCAAGTACGGAAGTGGCCAGAAGGCCTATTTAAGTGCTATCTTAGACCTTCATGATAACTCGATTGTCTCCTATGTTTTAGGCCATTCCAATAACAATAGCCTTGTGTTTAAAACAGTGAATTTGGCCTTGCAAGCGGTACCAGGAAGTAAGCCTATGCTTCATAGTGATCGAGGTTTTCAATATACCTCTTTCAGGTTCAAAAAGTTATTTGCCGACAAACTAACCCACAGCATGTCCCGAGTTGGCAGGTGTATTGATAACGGTCCAATAGAAGCGTTCTGGGGAACCCTTAAATGTGAGAAGTATTATTTGCATTCATATAGTACCTTCGAGGAACTTAAGAAAGACATTGATGACTACATGTACTTTTACAATAACGACCGATTACAGGTAAAACTAAACAGCCTTAGTCCAATGGAATACAGAACTAAGGCTGCTTAA
- a CDS encoding stage V sporulation protein AA, with translation MEHPLFLRLRKRLVIREKDVILLGDICQLYWDGEREDKLRRIPVYQVKKEDGNLIIIDIMQVIRKLRQMYPEVHLEVQGTSQIIVEVESPIKRANLFIVSFVWLILFIGSGLAIMNFHADVSMLEVQQRLYQLITGQYEKRPLLLQIPYSLGIGLGMVLFFNHIFRKRFNEEPSPLDVELFLYQQNLDQYYLENENEENQRDKT, from the coding sequence ATGGAGCATCCTTTGTTTTTACGGTTACGGAAACGACTGGTGATTAGAGAGAAAGATGTCATTTTGCTCGGGGATATTTGTCAACTCTACTGGGATGGAGAACGAGAAGATAAACTACGTCGCATCCCAGTCTATCAAGTAAAGAAAGAGGATGGGAATCTGATTATCATCGACATTATGCAGGTCATTCGTAAACTGCGTCAGATGTACCCAGAAGTCCATCTTGAAGTGCAAGGTACGTCTCAAATCATCGTTGAGGTAGAAAGCCCTATAAAACGGGCCAATCTCTTTATTGTATCGTTTGTTTGGCTAATTTTATTTATAGGCTCTGGATTAGCCATTATGAACTTTCACGCTGATGTCAGCATGTTGGAAGTACAGCAACGCTTATATCAACTGATTACAGGACAATATGAAAAACGCCCTTTGTTGTTACAAATCCCTTACTCACTAGGAATTGGTCTTGGAATGGTCTTGTTTTTTAATCATATTTTTCGTAAACGGTTCAACGAAGAGCCTAGTCCACTTGACGTCGAATTATTTTTATATCAGCAGAACTTAGATCAATATTATTTAGAGAATGAGAATGAGGAGAACCAGCGAGATAAGACATGA
- a CDS encoding stage V sporulation protein AB translates to MMLLYLFVIVTGLGWGLAVGSGLVAFLSVLDIIPRLTQLSSSQSSIRSYEWAIVLGALWFTWCDYFAISVQLPAVVSSVVGTIAGIFVGMLAAGLTEVLNVFPILTKRLGLHDYMRNFLMAMVLGKIVGSLLQWTFSI, encoded by the coding sequence ATGATGCTTCTCTATTTGTTTGTCATTGTAACTGGACTAGGTTGGGGTCTGGCAGTAGGCAGTGGTCTGGTCGCCTTTTTAAGCGTCTTAGATATCATTCCACGCTTGACGCAACTCTCTTCTTCTCAGTCTTCTATCCGCAGTTACGAATGGGCAATTGTCCTGGGAGCGCTCTGGTTTACGTGGTGTGATTACTTTGCGATTTCTGTTCAGTTGCCAGCAGTTGTATCCTCTGTGGTAGGAACTATAGCTGGAATTTTCGTAGGCATGCTAGCGGCTGGTCTTACAGAGGTGTTAAATGTTTTTCCTATTTTAACCAAGAGGTTAGGGCTTCATGACTATATGCGAAACTTTTTAATGGCAATGGTACTGGGGAAAATAGTTGGTTCTTTGTTGCAATGGACCTTTTCTATATAA
- the spoVAC gene encoding stage V sporulation protein AC: MATTKQKRGFKLQMNKQIYQEQSKKYEPKRNVLLNCFRAFWVGGSICLLGQFIQNLYMTFFQLNAEKATGPTSVTLILIAVLLTGFGIYDNIGQYAGAGSAVPITGFANSMSSAAIEHRSEGYVLGVAGNMFKLAGSVIVYGVTAAFIFGILRVILNMYY; encoded by the coding sequence ATGGCAACAACAAAACAAAAACGGGGATTCAAACTACAAATGAATAAGCAGATCTATCAGGAACAATCCAAAAAATATGAACCAAAACGTAATGTCTTGTTAAATTGTTTTCGAGCTTTCTGGGTTGGTGGCAGTATTTGTTTGTTAGGACAATTCATTCAGAATCTCTATATGACTTTTTTTCAGCTAAACGCAGAAAAGGCCACAGGACCAACTTCTGTGACGCTCATTTTAATTGCTGTGTTATTGACAGGATTTGGGATTTACGACAACATCGGGCAGTATGCGGGGGCTGGTTCAGCAGTACCCATCACAGGGTTTGCCAACTCTATGTCATCTGCTGCTATCGAACATCGCAGTGAAGGATATGTGCTTGGTGTGGCTGGAAATATGTTTAAACTGGCAGGTTCCGTCATTGTTTATGGTGTAACGGCAGCCTTTATTTTTGGGATTTTACGTGTGATTTTAAATATGTACTACTAA
- the spoVAD gene encoding stage V sporulation protein AD, giving the protein MSMATKSQNRVSRQTWKYNEDVRIQGSAVVVGPKEGEGPLKDLFDKAYDDMYAGQETWEKAEKKLMEDAIKLAIKKAKLKDDQIDQIIAGDLLNQNITVSFTAEKMQFPTLGMYGACSSSMLTLSTASALVNAGYSNYIVAACSSHNATAERQFRYPTEYGGQKPPHSQCTVTGAGAAIVGLGGSGPRITYSTVGKVIDLGITDPFAMGAAMAPAAVSTIATHFIDTGRSPKDYDLIVTGDLGSVGYAICKDMLAKEGYNMEGVYNDCGLMIYSPDQEVFAGASGCASSASVTYSYIMNQLQSGKMKKVLVCATGALLSPISTQQGNSIPCIAHAVAFEGGK; this is encoded by the coding sequence GTGAGTATGGCAACGAAAAGTCAAAATAGAGTAAGCCGACAAACGTGGAAATATAACGAAGATGTACGTATTCAGGGCAGTGCGGTAGTAGTGGGGCCAAAGGAAGGAGAAGGGCCATTAAAAGACTTGTTTGATAAAGCATATGACGATATGTATGCAGGTCAAGAAACATGGGAAAAGGCTGAAAAAAAATTGATGGAAGATGCTATCAAGCTTGCGATTAAAAAAGCTAAGTTAAAAGATGATCAAATCGATCAAATTATCGCAGGAGACTTACTTAATCAAAATATCACGGTTAGCTTTACAGCAGAAAAAATGCAGTTTCCTACACTGGGCATGTATGGAGCATGTTCCAGCTCGATGCTGACGCTTTCTACCGCTTCTGCCCTTGTGAATGCGGGTTATTCCAATTATATAGTAGCCGCATGTAGCAGTCATAACGCGACAGCTGAACGACAATTCCGTTATCCAACGGAGTATGGTGGACAAAAGCCTCCGCATTCACAGTGTACGGTTACAGGGGCGGGCGCAGCCATTGTAGGCTTGGGTGGGAGTGGACCACGCATTACATATTCTACCGTTGGCAAAGTAATTGATTTGGGTATTACGGACCCTTTTGCAATGGGAGCTGCGATGGCACCCGCTGCCGTCTCCACGATCGCTACTCATTTTATTGATACCGGTCGTAGCCCTAAAGATTATGATCTCATTGTCACAGGAGATTTAGGGAGTGTTGGCTATGCCATTTGTAAAGATATGTTAGCAAAAGAAGGCTACAACATGGAAGGTGTTTACAATGATTGTGGCCTAATGATTTATTCGCCCGATCAAGAAGTATTTGCAGGGGCAAGTGGATGCGCTTCTAGTGCTAGCGTAACGTACAGCTATATCATGAATCAGCTTCAATCAGGCAAAATGAAAAAGGTGCTTGTATGCGCCACAGGTGCCCTTCTTAGTCCCATTAGCACGCAACAAGGAAATTCAATCCCGTGTATTGCACATGCTGTTGCATTTGAAGGAGGGAAATAA
- the spoVAE gene encoding stage V sporulation protein AE has translation MEYLIAFVIGGLICVVGQIMLDVAKITPAHVMVTLVVTGVLLDFIGIYDGFIKFAGAGATVPIISFGHSLYHGALQELNQTGMIGVATGMFEVPAAGITAAIAFSFLASLVFKPKG, from the coding sequence ATGGAATACCTTATTGCTTTTGTAATTGGTGGTTTAATTTGTGTGGTTGGGCAGATCATGTTAGATGTAGCCAAAATAACACCAGCTCATGTCATGGTTACGTTAGTAGTCACAGGTGTTTTGCTTGATTTTATTGGTATTTATGATGGATTTATCAAATTTGCTGGTGCTGGTGCTACTGTGCCTATCATCAGTTTCGGTCATTCACTGTACCACGGTGCCTTACAGGAATTAAATCAAACCGGAATGATAGGGGTAGCGACTGGAATGTTTGAGGTACCAGCGGCTGGTATTACTGCGGCGATCGCCTTTAGCTTCCTAGCTTCTCTCGTGTTTAAACCAAAAGGGTAG
- a CDS encoding stage V sporulation protein AE has translation MKQARRRVIIITDGDYIAQRVIEEVARQIGGRCISLSAGNPTPLSGEQMVTLIKQTPHDPVLVMFDDNGNYGFGRGEKAIRFVAKHPDVNVMGAIAVASNTKWVAGTKVKYSVTRQGMVVEDAVDKDGVVHKELEHRIYGDTVDILNACDIAHIIGIGDIGKMDGRDHINKGCPITRKAVEWIMERSGFSVGG, from the coding sequence ATGAAACAGGCTCGACGCCGCGTCATCATCATCACAGACGGCGACTACATCGCGCAGAGAGTAATTGAAGAAGTAGCTAGACAAATCGGCGGAAGATGTATTTCGTTATCCGCAGGTAATCCAACGCCACTGTCAGGGGAACAGATGGTAACACTTATTAAACAGACCCCTCACGATCCCGTACTAGTCATGTTTGATGACAATGGGAATTATGGTTTTGGTCGAGGGGAAAAAGCGATTCGTTTTGTAGCAAAGCACCCTGACGTTAACGTAATGGGAGCAATAGCAGTAGCATCCAATACGAAATGGGTAGCGGGTACGAAGGTAAAATACTCGGTTACGAGGCAGGGAATGGTGGTTGAAGATGCTGTTGATAAGGATGGGGTCGTACACAAAGAACTTGAACATCGTATCTACGGAGACACTGTGGACATTCTGAATGCATGTGATATAGCCCACATTATTGGAATTGGCGATATTGGAAAAATGGACGGTAGGGACCACATTAATAAGGGATGTCCCATCACAAGAAAAGCCGTGGAATGGATTATGGAAAGGAGTGGGTTCAGTGTCGGAGGATAA